One window of Anaerolineales bacterium genomic DNA carries:
- a CDS encoding glycosyltransferase family 2 protein, translating into MEFDFRAIGAATRELKTMNNRSSSQPLVSIVTPSFNQAANIEQTLLSVLNQDYPNIEYIVIDGGSTDGSQSIIERYTDRLSYWVSEPDRGHPHAVNKGFRRATGEILAFLNSDDLYMAGAVSQAVEALVDHPEAGMVYADGYLVDSQGQLLDPHYYRTFSLLELLCNEVLLQPTVFMRREIFDRIGGLEEEYPLVFDHVLWIRFASIAPIVHVPSFWAVERTHSDAKTAARAAEFVEDTEHFLADAETRKDLFPIIDENRNRVYGSLDVYAARRLIDSGRYWDATRRILRAFRRYPIVVLRYWYKAVQAVLSALGFDGLFMWYRRTRRRMKYGKYRIVSSDRGIELLNCSGK; encoded by the coding sequence ATGGAATTCGATTTCAGAGCCATCGGTGCTGCAACTCGTGAGCTCAAGACTATGAATAATCGTAGCAGTTCACAACCCCTGGTTTCTATTGTTACTCCCTCCTTCAACCAGGCTGCTAATATCGAACAAACCCTTCTGTCAGTTCTAAACCAGGATTATCCGAATATTGAATATATTGTGATCGACGGCGGTTCAACGGACGGCAGCCAGTCGATCATCGAGCGCTATACAGATCGATTATCGTATTGGGTATCTGAGCCGGATCGCGGCCATCCTCATGCCGTGAACAAAGGATTTCGTCGCGCGACGGGCGAAATCCTCGCTTTTCTAAATTCGGATGATTTGTACATGGCGGGAGCCGTGAGCCAAGCAGTAGAAGCGCTTGTAGATCATCCTGAAGCAGGGATGGTTTATGCAGACGGCTACTTGGTCGATTCTCAAGGCCAATTGCTCGATCCGCATTATTACCGCACGTTCAGCCTCCTTGAATTGCTGTGTAATGAAGTACTCCTGCAACCAACGGTTTTTATGCGGCGAGAGATTTTCGATCGAATCGGAGGTTTGGAAGAGGAATATCCTCTCGTGTTTGATCACGTTTTGTGGATACGTTTCGCTTCAATCGCTCCCATTGTTCACGTGCCCTCCTTTTGGGCTGTTGAACGAACGCATTCGGATGCAAAGACCGCTGCACGGGCTGCAGAATTCGTGGAGGATACCGAACATTTTCTTGCCGACGCCGAAACGCGAAAGGATTTGTTTCCCATAATCGACGAAAATCGAAATCGCGTATACGGCAGCCTTGATGTTTATGCTGCTCGTCGGTTAATCGATTCGGGACGATACTGGGACGCAACGCGAAGAATTCTGCGTGCATTCAGGCGTTATCCTATCGTCGTCTTGCGGTATTGGTACAAGGCCGTGCAAGCTGTGTTGAGCGCCTTGGGTTTCGATGGGTTGTTCATGTGGTACCGGCGTACACGCCGCCGGATGAAATACGGTAAATATCGCATCGTTAGCAGTGATCGAGGCATTGAATTATTGAATTGTTCGGGCAA